One part of the Hyalangium ruber genome encodes these proteins:
- a CDS encoding FG-GAP-like repeat-containing protein produces the protein MSRLLARSASLFAFLTLACGGEEPEGPPPEPPVVDACDGLAPLALKAEPTRLRVSGVVALTASGGSGHYRFRAEAGGSSGEMRGDRFIAGHTPSSDTLVVEDVQCTGSAQATVQVLSAFDVAPSRAMVRPGTSFQVATAGLLGNAEYTLVENLSGGTLSPAGVYTAGATSGLDVVQVRDTQSGDVARLEYEVTPSARLRGDPQVLALPSGSSTTLGTMGGSNRVTWTKVTGPGSLEGARVTLEPGARGVMVLEAADPFTGDKARVSVRVLDDLTRTMQPRGRLTDVAHLITADFDGDGIQDVAVGQRESDLNRPLGGAVFIYKGGPSGLPQQPTWVLTGQTDTAAFGDNLAAGDLDKDGRAELAVSSPGADITGADSGAVYLYRWGSNGPELMRPALTSLARGGAFSTGLAMADADGDGDLDLIVSAPAGDLAPTSSISRRGTVDIFTLTPGQPVPDLPAIRLGGADLSRTGNPMARSSTDLGRAVVMADFNADGRVDLAALSKVSRHLADGTTQAVALQAVSVFFGRADGLRFRATPDVYVVPGNTADSNEGTWRLGVAPADGTRPPLLMAVADRADSPNLSTSGGVQSGPDSGGVLIFDLSAHQPSGEPSNTPVQVLREAAYARIYGEAGSIFAGRSFTVMDVDGQPGGELVLGAPNAAAPGPNNTTLRLSGRVLAYPLATLAAGSVINKSLGVIHGQTRSDVLGVGMTTWTGPAGAALVAFSGRASSDAGAFTGRVETFLRGGTSLAEWSRTVAPVPARPAVERFGEVVAAAALAGGQTVALVGSPGYAGPGPNADGADTTAGRAWVYNATQNSAATMVAEGASTAPLARGRSVGTDVTFTDFNGDGRTDLVVGANSFSLPSSGQTAELALYAAQKTGCITTTGTSAGPNVGGLMVSLGQADGSFKDAYRLWAPLVIAGCTPDTDARCRRSQIGRGVVGGFDFNGDGREDIGALRNNGFEVFPGRAPDDASLAKLTMGCDPLYFTDGSTTRQTSAPTALGDLNGDGCDEVSWRYTETGRSGIIILFGYEPAGGRCGGRTTASWVRLAADAEVGGNNLGMGVATVRLGNFLKDGKDRIAISATSVPFDGVTQPAVLLFETSKLVARRPASGEALVGALGDGVTPETLVHRTRAVNFGRALEGGRDLTGDGVPDLVVSAPGASEASDGGGAVFIYAGGPQVKGRMTPWMLITGDTTERSNFGQDLSLSPGGQGGPPTLIIGAPTSYRTGTSNGTAFSLPLAF, from the coding sequence ATGTCTCGACTGCTCGCTCGCTCGGCCTCCCTGTTCGCGTTCCTGACCCTGGCTTGTGGGGGTGAAGAGCCGGAGGGCCCCCCTCCAGAGCCGCCAGTGGTGGATGCGTGTGACGGGCTGGCGCCGCTGGCGCTCAAGGCCGAGCCCACGCGGCTGCGGGTCTCCGGCGTGGTGGCGCTCACCGCCTCGGGCGGCAGCGGCCACTACCGCTTCCGTGCCGAGGCGGGAGGCTCCTCGGGCGAGATGCGCGGGGACCGCTTCATCGCGGGCCACACCCCGTCCTCGGACACGCTGGTGGTGGAGGACGTGCAGTGTACGGGCTCCGCGCAGGCCACGGTGCAGGTGCTGTCCGCCTTCGACGTGGCGCCCTCCCGCGCCATGGTGCGCCCGGGGACCTCCTTCCAGGTGGCCACCGCGGGGCTCCTGGGCAACGCCGAGTACACCCTGGTGGAGAACCTCTCGGGCGGCACGCTGTCCCCCGCGGGCGTGTACACGGCGGGCGCGACGTCGGGCCTGGACGTGGTGCAGGTGCGCGACACGCAGTCGGGCGACGTGGCCCGTCTCGAGTACGAGGTGACGCCGAGCGCGCGGCTGCGGGGCGATCCGCAGGTGCTGGCGCTGCCCTCGGGCTCCTCGACGACGCTGGGCACCATGGGCGGGAGCAATCGGGTGACGTGGACGAAGGTGACCGGCCCGGGCTCGCTGGAGGGCGCTCGCGTCACCCTCGAGCCAGGGGCGCGGGGCGTGATGGTGCTGGAGGCGGCGGACCCCTTCACGGGGGACAAGGCGCGCGTCTCCGTGCGCGTGCTGGATGACCTGACGCGCACCATGCAGCCCCGCGGCCGCCTCACGGACGTGGCCCACCTGATCACCGCGGACTTCGATGGGGATGGGATACAGGACGTGGCGGTGGGCCAGCGCGAGAGTGATCTCAACCGGCCGCTGGGCGGCGCGGTGTTCATCTACAAGGGCGGACCCTCGGGGCTGCCCCAGCAGCCGACGTGGGTGCTGACCGGGCAGACGGACACGGCGGCCTTCGGCGACAACCTCGCGGCGGGAGACCTGGACAAGGACGGGCGGGCGGAGCTGGCGGTGAGCTCGCCGGGCGCGGACATCACCGGCGCGGACTCGGGCGCGGTGTACCTCTACCGCTGGGGCTCCAACGGGCCGGAGCTGATGCGGCCGGCGCTGACGAGCCTCGCCCGGGGCGGTGCCTTCAGCACGGGTCTGGCCATGGCGGACGCGGACGGGGATGGGGACCTGGACCTCATCGTCAGCGCGCCGGCGGGAGACCTGGCGCCCACCTCGTCGATCAGCCGGCGCGGCACGGTGGACATCTTCACCCTCACGCCGGGCCAGCCGGTGCCGGACCTGCCGGCCATTCGCCTGGGAGGCGCGGACCTGTCGCGCACGGGCAACCCCATGGCGCGCAGCAGCACGGACCTGGGCCGGGCGGTGGTGATGGCGGACTTCAACGCGGACGGGCGCGTGGACCTGGCGGCGCTGAGCAAGGTGTCGCGCCACCTGGCGGACGGCACCACGCAGGCGGTGGCGCTCCAGGCGGTGTCGGTGTTCTTCGGGCGCGCGGACGGGCTGCGCTTCCGGGCCACGCCGGACGTGTACGTGGTGCCGGGCAACACGGCGGACAGCAACGAGGGCACCTGGCGCCTGGGCGTGGCCCCGGCCGATGGCACCCGGCCTCCGCTGCTGATGGCGGTGGCGGACCGGGCGGACTCGCCGAACCTGAGCACCAGCGGGGGCGTGCAGTCCGGACCGGATTCGGGCGGTGTGCTGATCTTCGACCTGAGCGCCCATCAGCCCTCGGGAGAGCCGTCGAACACGCCGGTGCAGGTGCTGCGGGAGGCGGCCTACGCGCGCATCTACGGCGAGGCCGGCAGCATCTTCGCGGGCCGGAGCTTCACGGTGATGGACGTGGACGGGCAGCCGGGTGGCGAGCTGGTGCTGGGAGCACCGAACGCCGCCGCGCCGGGACCCAACAACACCACGCTGCGGCTGTCGGGCCGGGTGCTGGCGTATCCGCTGGCGACGCTCGCCGCGGGCAGCGTCATCAACAAGTCGCTGGGAGTGATTCACGGGCAAACCCGCTCGGACGTGTTGGGCGTGGGTATGACGACGTGGACGGGGCCGGCGGGAGCGGCGCTGGTGGCCTTCTCCGGACGCGCGTCGTCGGACGCGGGGGCCTTCACCGGACGGGTGGAGACCTTCCTGCGCGGAGGCACGTCGCTGGCGGAGTGGAGCCGGACGGTGGCTCCGGTGCCGGCGCGCCCGGCGGTGGAGCGCTTCGGCGAGGTGGTGGCAGCGGCGGCGCTCGCGGGCGGGCAGACGGTGGCGCTGGTGGGCTCGCCGGGCTACGCGGGGCCGGGACCGAACGCGGACGGCGCGGACACCACCGCGGGGCGTGCCTGGGTGTACAACGCGACGCAGAACTCGGCGGCGACGATGGTGGCGGAGGGGGCGAGCACGGCGCCGCTGGCGCGTGGGCGCAGCGTGGGCACGGACGTGACGTTCACCGACTTCAACGGGGATGGGCGCACGGACCTGGTGGTGGGTGCGAACTCCTTCAGCCTGCCGAGCTCGGGGCAGACCGCCGAGCTGGCGCTGTACGCCGCGCAGAAGACGGGGTGCATCACCACCACGGGGACTTCGGCGGGCCCGAACGTGGGCGGACTGATGGTGTCGCTGGGGCAGGCGGACGGCTCCTTCAAGGATGCCTACCGGCTGTGGGCGCCGCTGGTGATCGCGGGGTGTACGCCGGACACGGACGCGCGCTGCCGGCGCAGCCAGATTGGCCGCGGGGTGGTGGGCGGCTTCGACTTCAACGGGGATGGCAGGGAGGACATCGGAGCGCTGCGCAACAACGGCTTCGAGGTGTTCCCCGGGCGTGCGCCGGATGACGCGTCGCTGGCGAAGCTGACGATGGGGTGTGACCCGCTGTACTTCACGGATGGGTCCACGACGCGGCAGACGTCGGCGCCGACGGCGCTGGGCGACCTGAACGGGGATGGCTGCGACGAGGTGTCCTGGCGCTACACGGAGACGGGGCGCTCGGGCATCATCATCCTCTTCGGCTACGAACCGGCGGGGGGGCGCTGCGGTGGGCGGACGACGGCCTCGTGGGTGCGGCTGGCGGCGGACGCCGAGGTGGGTGGCAACAACCTGGGCATGGGCGTGGCGACGGTGCGGCTGGGCAACTTCCTGAAGGATGGCAAGGACCGGATCGCCATCAGCGCGACGAGCGTGCCGTTCGACGGGGTGACGCAGCCGGCGGTGCTGCTCTTCGAGACGTCGAAGCTGGTGGCGCGGCGGCCCGCTTCGGGCGAGGCGCTAGTGGGCGCGCTGGGAGATGGGGTGACCCCGGAGACGCTGGTACACCGGACGCGTGCGGTGAACTTCGGCCGGGCGCTGGAGGGTGGCCGGGACCTGACGGGCGACGGCGTGCCGGATCTGGTGGTGAGCGCGCCGGGCGCCTCGGAGGCGTCGGACGGAGGCGGCGCGGTGTTCATCTACGCGGGTGGGCCGCAGGTGAAGGGCCGGATGACTCCGTGGATGTTGATCACCGGCGACACGACGGAGCGGTCCAACTTCGGGCAGGACCTGTCGCTCTCACCGGGTGGCCAGGGAGGCCCGCCGACGTTGATCATCGGCGCGCCGACGAGCTACCGCACGGGCACGTCCAACGGCACGGCCTTCTCGCTGCCGCTCGCGTTCTGA
- a CDS encoding DUF1501 domain-containing protein: protein MKKNPNSPNPERRTFLKAAAGFMGATLFGGVPFRAFAQAANLAPPDRCFVFAYFSGGWDQLLAFDPRDPTVFTAERISETRILPGYNLINDSRFSGMPLVPEKDGVLSNITFGPAVGRLSNHFDLMTVVRGINMTTLGHEVGFRYFLTGKRPIGSAARGSTTATEIVGQLAPRVPIPSIAYNIETYNDRYPGHANALRVSRSNDLLLTLSPSTRTLDSEIEQQLIDFRGQPISCEAAAYGARGVGETYENSRDQMQAVLSGRLDNSFRFERPEHAELRQKYGLAATPPAGGYDSTEAGRAALVATALKQGISQCVSINLTGGLDTHFGTQLNHANNQRRGFDALATLVDDLRATSHPSGGNFMDHTTIMVFSEFSRTPLINGSGGRDHHLCNSCLLMGAGVKHNYVFGASGDIGMGPGLFDLRNGAATATGENILPEHVIATVLASANLDYSITRVEPLRPILA, encoded by the coding sequence ATGAAGAAGAACCCGAACTCTCCGAACCCCGAGCGCCGCACCTTCCTCAAGGCGGCCGCCGGCTTCATGGGCGCCACCCTCTTCGGAGGCGTGCCCTTCCGGGCCTTCGCCCAGGCGGCGAACCTGGCCCCGCCAGACCGCTGCTTCGTCTTCGCGTACTTCTCCGGCGGCTGGGACCAGCTGCTGGCGTTCGACCCGCGAGACCCGACGGTCTTCACCGCCGAGCGCATCTCCGAGACGCGCATCCTGCCGGGCTACAACCTCATCAATGACTCGCGCTTCTCGGGCATGCCGCTGGTACCCGAGAAGGACGGGGTGCTCTCGAACATCACCTTCGGGCCCGCGGTGGGGCGGCTGTCCAACCACTTCGACCTGATGACGGTGGTGCGCGGCATCAACATGACGACGCTGGGCCACGAGGTGGGCTTCCGCTACTTCCTGACCGGCAAGCGCCCCATCGGCAGCGCGGCGCGTGGCTCGACCACCGCCACGGAGATCGTCGGCCAGCTCGCCCCGCGTGTGCCGATTCCGTCGATCGCCTACAACATCGAGACGTACAACGACCGCTACCCCGGCCACGCCAACGCGCTGCGGGTCAGCCGCTCCAACGACCTGCTGCTGACGCTGTCGCCCAGCACGCGCACGCTGGACAGTGAAATCGAGCAGCAGCTCATCGACTTCCGGGGCCAGCCCATCTCCTGCGAGGCGGCGGCCTACGGCGCGCGCGGCGTGGGCGAGACGTACGAGAACAGCCGGGACCAGATGCAGGCGGTGCTCTCGGGCCGGCTGGACAACTCCTTCCGCTTCGAGCGGCCGGAGCACGCGGAGCTGCGCCAGAAGTACGGGCTGGCGGCCACCCCTCCCGCGGGCGGCTACGACAGCACCGAGGCGGGCCGCGCGGCGCTGGTGGCCACCGCGCTCAAGCAGGGCATCAGCCAGTGCGTCTCCATCAACCTCACGGGCGGCCTGGACACGCACTTCGGCACCCAGCTCAACCACGCCAACAACCAGCGCCGCGGTTTCGACGCGCTGGCCACGCTGGTGGACGACCTGCGCGCCACGTCGCACCCGTCGGGTGGCAACTTCATGGACCACACCACCATCATGGTGTTCTCCGAGTTCTCGCGTACCCCGCTCATCAACGGCTCGGGCGGCCGAGACCACCACCTGTGCAACAGCTGCCTGCTCATGGGCGCGGGCGTGAAGCACAACTACGTGTTCGGCGCGAGCGGTGACATCGGCATGGGGCCAGGTCTCTTCGACCTGCGCAACGGTGCGGCGACGGCGACGGGCGAGAACATCCTGCCCGAGCACGTCATCGCCACGGTGCTGGCCTCGGCCAACCTGGACTACAGCATCACGCGCGTCGAGCCGCTGCGGCCGATCCTGGCCTGA
- a CDS encoding DUF1585 domain-containing protein, with amino-acid sequence MMSSDEFYERMRGYHRALLRSNVSGSVFDNGDTRLVGTGGANNPLGLRGNTSTSLRGVNNQSCDAYIEQDNCGATASRQDPHSEPATKVCRDAQGVPLPVSYDYDTNFFACTRLDSTDTTVTSCDVAVTKGLVPAKHLNFCDMRRLGDGRLHPHLCLPDPNKSTTNVLTQEELEGTKVVAFVHPNPPAGTNLTRLDRCTLEQPLRNGVKGAYTPVRGCIQREGYVTKPAPFFATEPTPVTVCAIEAQERDINPWTLESCETTRFARDRSCGCGTGMRRCEVAATHTARISAINEEPELIANSVIEREEPYFNILTTRRSFVNGTMSEFYRQQQGVGIFTITAPADLSVMPAIPYLQVDTWEEYTRDASHSGVLTTPSFLYRFPTQRARVNHFYEAFLCKTFVPSSDPLPPPEDNCNRENNLARRCGCNYCHATIEPTGAHWGRYDERNSLFLTPEKFPRFDPKCRDCALAGDTNCGGECGQYVMQAFDGDGANSLGMLKTYLYRTAEEEANIEAGPKLLVERMLQTGDLERCTVRRIWTEFLGRPMTTEESRLYLAPLSQEFSRSNHNLKALIEKLLMTDAYRRID; translated from the coding sequence ATGATGAGCTCGGATGAGTTCTATGAGCGCATGCGCGGCTACCACCGCGCGCTCTTGCGCTCGAACGTCTCCGGCAGCGTGTTCGATAACGGAGACACGCGCCTGGTGGGCACCGGCGGGGCGAACAACCCGCTCGGCCTGCGGGGCAATACCAGCACCTCGCTGCGCGGCGTGAACAACCAGTCGTGTGACGCCTACATCGAGCAGGACAACTGCGGCGCCACCGCGTCGCGGCAGGACCCGCACTCGGAGCCGGCCACCAAGGTATGCCGTGACGCCCAGGGCGTCCCGCTGCCGGTGAGCTACGACTACGACACCAACTTCTTCGCGTGTACCCGCCTGGACAGCACCGACACCACCGTCACCTCGTGCGACGTGGCGGTGACCAAGGGGCTGGTGCCGGCCAAGCACCTGAACTTCTGCGACATGCGGCGGCTGGGCGACGGTCGGCTCCACCCGCACCTGTGCCTGCCGGATCCGAACAAGAGCACCACCAACGTGCTGACGCAGGAGGAGCTGGAGGGCACCAAGGTGGTGGCCTTCGTACACCCCAACCCGCCCGCGGGCACCAACCTCACCCGGCTGGATCGCTGCACCCTGGAGCAGCCGCTGCGCAACGGCGTCAAGGGCGCCTACACCCCGGTGCGCGGCTGCATCCAGCGCGAGGGCTACGTCACGAAGCCCGCGCCCTTCTTCGCCACCGAGCCCACGCCGGTGACCGTGTGCGCCATCGAGGCGCAGGAGCGCGACATCAACCCGTGGACGCTGGAGTCGTGCGAGACGACGCGCTTCGCGCGTGACCGGAGCTGCGGCTGCGGCACGGGCATGCGCCGCTGCGAGGTGGCCGCCACGCACACCGCCCGCATCTCGGCCATCAACGAGGAGCCGGAGCTGATCGCCAACTCGGTCATCGAGCGCGAGGAGCCCTACTTCAACATCCTCACCACGCGCCGCTCCTTCGTGAACGGCACCATGTCCGAGTTCTACCGGCAGCAGCAGGGCGTCGGCATCTTCACCATCACCGCGCCCGCGGACCTGAGCGTGATGCCGGCCATCCCCTACCTGCAGGTGGACACCTGGGAGGAGTACACGCGGGACGCGTCGCACTCGGGTGTGCTCACCACGCCCTCGTTCCTCTACCGCTTCCCCACGCAGCGCGCCCGTGTGAACCACTTCTACGAGGCCTTCCTCTGCAAGACGTTCGTCCCGTCCTCGGACCCGCTGCCTCCGCCCGAGGACAACTGCAACCGGGAGAACAACCTGGCCCGGCGCTGCGGCTGCAACTACTGCCACGCCACCATCGAGCCCACGGGCGCGCACTGGGGCCGCTACGACGAGCGCAACTCGCTGTTCCTCACGCCCGAGAAGTTCCCGCGCTTCGATCCGAAGTGCCGCGACTGCGCCCTGGCGGGTGACACCAACTGCGGCGGCGAGTGCGGCCAGTACGTGATGCAGGCCTTCGACGGCGACGGCGCCAACTCGCTGGGCATGCTCAAGACGTACCTGTACCGCACGGCCGAGGAGGAGGCGAACATCGAGGCCGGCCCGAAGCTGCTGGTGGAGCGCATGCTGCAGACGGGTGACCTGGAGCGCTGCACGGTGCGCCGCATCTGGACGGAGTTCCTCGGCCGGCCGATGACGACGGAGGAGAGCCGCCTGTACCTGGCGCCGCTCTCGCAGGAGTTCTCTCGTAGCAATCACAACCTCAAGGCGCTCATCGAGAAGCTGCTGATGACCGACGCCTACCGGAGGATCGACTGA
- a CDS encoding DUF420 domain-containing protein: protein MSNATPVPASRVSDRTFYVFTGVVSVAALALLAYLLLIRRGGATGMDLRFMPAVNAGLNALAASLLVAGWVAIKRGARRVHQYLMVSAFAASALFLVGYLAYHYVHGDTKYAGEGAMRAVYLAVLASHVLLSMPVVPMALVAFYFAWRKDFGRHRKVTRWLAPIWVYVSVTGVLVFFLLRGSLPASP from the coding sequence ATGTCGAACGCTACCCCTGTTCCCGCGTCTCGCGTCAGCGATCGGACCTTCTACGTCTTCACGGGCGTCGTGTCGGTCGCGGCCCTGGCCCTGCTGGCTTATCTGCTGCTGATCCGGCGCGGCGGGGCGACGGGCATGGATCTGCGCTTCATGCCGGCGGTGAACGCGGGCCTCAACGCGCTGGCGGCGAGCCTGCTGGTGGCGGGCTGGGTGGCCATCAAGCGCGGGGCGCGGCGAGTCCACCAGTACCTGATGGTGTCCGCCTTCGCGGCCTCGGCGCTCTTCCTGGTGGGCTACCTCGCCTATCACTACGTCCACGGAGACACGAAGTACGCCGGAGAGGGGGCGATGCGGGCGGTGTACCTGGCGGTGCTGGCCAGCCACGTGCTCCTGTCCATGCCGGTGGTGCCGATGGCGCTGGTGGCCTTCTACTTCGCCTGGCGCAAGGACTTCGGGCGCCACCGCAAGGTGACGCGCTGGCTGGCCCCCATCTGGGTCTATGTGTCGGTGACGGGCGTGCTGGTGTTCTTCCTGCTGCGCGGCAGCTTGCCGGCCTCTCCGTAG
- a CDS encoding hybrid sensor histidine kinase/response regulator, translating to MRVRVLLVDDSTSDRIRVRRALEKDPDTQWEVEFVSTAEEGLARATQSPPDVLLMDFHLPGMSGVELLQAVRERLGVRTPAAVLLTGSGSEHVAAEAMKAGAQDYLIKDAFSPERLRHSLRAAMEAVRLVHAVEERRHQAERAEKAAREALAVRDEMFALATHDLKGPLQIITLNAQLLRSKIPVESLNTSSRERLAGIVRAATRMGELIDHFLEATRGQEQPLRRAQVDLLALVRAKVRELESTAPRHTFQLDARGSDFSGHWDTAALERVLDNLLSNAVKYSPEGGPIQVTVAEDSPGPDGAVRLRVEDPGVGIPLKDLPYIFERFHRGSNVAKDFVGSGVGLASTRRLVELHGGTIEVESEEGHGAAFTVHLPRELSRSAPLEAPRQG from the coding sequence ATGAGAGTGCGCGTCCTCCTGGTGGATGACAGCACCTCCGACCGAATCCGGGTGCGGCGTGCGCTGGAGAAGGATCCGGACACGCAGTGGGAGGTGGAGTTCGTCTCCACCGCCGAGGAGGGGCTGGCGCGTGCCACCCAGTCGCCGCCGGACGTCTTGCTGATGGACTTCCACCTGCCGGGGATGAGCGGGGTGGAGCTGTTGCAAGCGGTGCGCGAGCGGTTGGGCGTCCGAACCCCCGCGGCGGTGTTGCTCACCGGCAGCGGCAGCGAGCACGTGGCGGCCGAGGCCATGAAGGCGGGCGCCCAGGACTACCTCATCAAGGATGCCTTTTCCCCCGAGCGGCTGCGCCACAGCCTGCGCGCTGCGATGGAGGCGGTGCGCCTCGTGCATGCGGTGGAGGAGCGGCGTCACCAGGCCGAGCGCGCCGAGAAGGCGGCCCGCGAGGCCCTGGCCGTGCGCGACGAGATGTTCGCCCTGGCGACGCATGACTTGAAGGGGCCGCTGCAGATCATCACCCTCAACGCCCAACTCCTGCGCAGCAAGATCCCCGTCGAGTCTCTCAACACGTCCTCCCGGGAGCGGTTGGCGGGCATCGTCCGCGCGGCCACGCGGATGGGCGAGCTCATCGACCACTTCCTGGAGGCGACGCGGGGCCAGGAGCAGCCGCTGCGCCGCGCGCAGGTGGATCTGCTCGCCCTGGTGCGCGCCAAGGTGCGCGAGCTGGAGAGCACGGCGCCTCGGCACACCTTCCAGCTGGACGCGCGGGGCTCCGACTTCTCGGGCCACTGGGACACCGCCGCCCTGGAGCGGGTGCTGGACAACCTCTTGAGCAACGCCGTGAAGTACAGCCCCGAGGGAGGCCCCATCCAGGTGACGGTGGCCGAGGACTCGCCGGGCCCGGACGGCGCGGTGCGGCTGCGCGTGGAGGACCCAGGCGTGGGCATCCCGCTGAAGGACCTGCCGTACATCTTCGAGCGCTTCCACCGGGGCAGCAACGTGGCGAAGGACTTCGTCGGCAGTGGCGTGGGGCTGGCGAGCACGCGCCGGCTGGTGGAGCTGCACGGCGGCACCATCGAGGTGGAGAGCGAGGAGGGGCACGGCGCGGCCTTCACCGTCCATCTGCCCCGCGAGCTGTCCCGGAGCGCGCCGCTGGAGGCGCCCCGGCAGGGCTGA
- a CDS encoding ATP-binding protein has product MSLPTHEVDLSQCDREPIHLLGGIQPHGVLLAFEGPQRTLAVVSANAQALLGSPPQELLGKSLEQVLPAQVLARLGAPSPAGSARVELGGTAFRALWHESDGLTVLELEPAEADASTEEHSLEWVRRLVSPLPGAQGAQALLQAAADAVRALTGFDRVMVYRFDADWHGEVLAESRAEGVDSFLGMHFPASDIPTQARALYTRNPLRLIADARARPVPLVPVVLPGRGRPLDLSGAALRSVSPVHLEYLHNMGVEASFSLSLLQDGKLWGLIACHHHAPLHVSHERRRACEVFTRLLTLQLEAEQRAGEALEHSRRARLLEKLATELGHAKAPLADCLPQHAALMLEPLGATGAALLLGEAPVEVGATPSEQELAALVPWLMAQPFETVFHTERLGALYPPLAERADVAAGLLAVRLDPAAPRFALWFRSEVARTVTWAGNPQKPAVPEPGQHRLHPRASFRAWTETVRGASRPWTRADLEAAESFRGALVGVVLRQAEELSRLSQALARSNAELDAFGHTVAHDLQEPMRGIRQYAEFLREDHGKSLGQEGTSYLDSIFWLAQRSGEMLEGLFEYSRVGRLELAWGEVDMQDLLEEVLQLLSARLEQGRVEVRVPRRLPTVRCDAIRIRQVWINLLSNAVKYQEGSAPWIEVGYHGPGDARPAAARRSDAPYVFYVRDPGIGIHARFHEAIFELFRRLHPEQAYGGGTGAGLAIARRLVGLHGGKLWVDSALGQGSTFYFTLGRGLG; this is encoded by the coding sequence ATGTCGTTGCCGACGCATGAGGTGGACCTCAGCCAGTGTGACCGGGAGCCCATCCACCTGCTCGGGGGCATCCAACCCCATGGTGTGCTGCTGGCCTTCGAGGGTCCCCAGCGCACCCTGGCGGTGGTGAGCGCCAACGCCCAGGCGCTGCTCGGGAGCCCGCCCCAGGAACTGCTCGGCAAGTCGCTGGAGCAGGTGCTGCCGGCGCAGGTGCTCGCCCGGCTGGGTGCGCCTTCTCCAGCCGGCTCCGCGCGCGTGGAGCTGGGGGGCACGGCCTTTCGCGCCCTGTGGCATGAGAGCGACGGGCTGACGGTGCTGGAGCTGGAGCCGGCCGAGGCCGACGCCAGCACGGAGGAGCACTCGTTGGAGTGGGTGCGGCGGCTCGTGTCCCCGCTGCCGGGAGCCCAAGGGGCGCAGGCGCTCTTGCAGGCCGCGGCGGACGCGGTGCGGGCGCTGACGGGCTTCGACCGGGTGATGGTGTACCGCTTCGACGCGGACTGGCATGGCGAGGTGCTCGCCGAGAGCCGGGCGGAGGGGGTGGACAGCTTCCTGGGGATGCACTTCCCCGCCAGCGACATTCCCACCCAGGCCCGCGCCCTCTATACGCGCAACCCCTTGCGCCTCATCGCCGACGCGCGCGCCCGGCCCGTGCCGCTGGTGCCCGTGGTGCTGCCTGGTCGGGGGCGCCCCCTGGACTTGTCGGGCGCTGCGCTGCGCAGCGTGTCTCCGGTGCATCTGGAGTACCTGCACAACATGGGCGTGGAGGCCTCCTTCTCCCTGTCGCTGCTCCAGGACGGCAAGTTGTGGGGGCTCATCGCCTGCCACCACCACGCGCCCCTGCATGTCTCGCACGAGCGGCGCCGGGCCTGCGAGGTGTTCACCCGGCTGCTGACGCTGCAACTGGAGGCCGAGCAGCGCGCGGGCGAGGCGCTCGAGCACTCGCGCCGCGCGAGGCTCCTGGAGAAGCTCGCCACGGAGCTGGGACACGCGAAGGCGCCGCTGGCGGACTGCTTGCCCCAGCACGCCGCGTTGATGCTGGAGCCGCTCGGGGCCACCGGCGCGGCGCTGCTGCTGGGCGAGGCGCCGGTGGAGGTAGGGGCCACCCCGTCGGAGCAGGAGCTCGCGGCGCTGGTGCCGTGGCTCATGGCGCAGCCCTTCGAGACCGTCTTCCACACCGAGCGCCTCGGGGCCCTGTATCCGCCCCTGGCCGAGCGCGCGGACGTGGCGGCCGGGCTGCTGGCGGTGCGGTTGGATCCGGCCGCGCCGCGCTTTGCCCTTTGGTTCCGTTCGGAGGTGGCGCGCACCGTCACCTGGGCGGGCAATCCCCAGAAGCCGGCGGTGCCGGAGCCTGGCCAGCACCGGCTCCACCCGCGCGCCTCCTTTCGTGCGTGGACCGAGACGGTGCGCGGCGCCAGCCGGCCGTGGACGCGCGCGGACCTCGAGGCGGCCGAGAGCTTCCGGGGCGCCCTGGTGGGCGTGGTGCTGCGCCAGGCCGAGGAGCTCTCTCGCCTCTCCCAGGCCCTGGCTCGCTCCAACGCGGAGCTGGATGCCTTCGGCCACACCGTCGCGCACGACCTGCAGGAGCCCATGCGCGGCATCCGCCAGTACGCGGAGTTCCTCCGAGAGGACCATGGGAAGTCTCTGGGCCAGGAGGGCACCAGCTACCTGGACTCCATCTTCTGGCTGGCGCAGCGCTCGGGGGAGATGCTGGAGGGGCTCTTCGAGTACAGCCGCGTGGGCCGCCTGGAGCTGGCCTGGGGCGAGGTGGACATGCAGGACCTGCTGGAGGAGGTGCTGCAGCTCCTCTCCGCCCGACTGGAGCAGGGCCGGGTCGAGGTGCGCGTGCCTCGCCGCCTGCCCACCGTGCGGTGTGACGCCATCCGCATCCGCCAGGTGTGGATCAACCTGCTGTCCAACGCCGTGAAATACCAGGAGGGTTCCGCGCCCTGGATTGAAGTGGGTTACCATGGACCCGGAGATGCTCGGCCCGCCGCTGCGAGGCGGTCGGATGCACCCTACGTTTTCTACGTGAGAGACCCCGGCATCGGCATTCACGCGCGCTTCCACGAAGCCATCTTCGAGCTGTTCCGTCGGCTGCACCCCGAGCAGGCGTACGGCGGCGGGACGGGCGCGGGGCTGGCGATTGCCCGCCGGCTGGTGGGACTGCACGGGGGCAAGCTGTGGGTGGACTCCGCGCTCGGTCAGGGCTCCACCTTCTATTTCACCCTCGGTCGAGGGCTGGGATGA